A genomic region of Eucalyptus grandis isolate ANBG69807.140 chromosome 5, ASM1654582v1, whole genome shotgun sequence contains the following coding sequences:
- the LOC120293678 gene encoding putative invertase inhibitor: MAEDTCKKIAANDPELNIDFCVKSLGSDPESHKVDLEELGLIGVKLLQANYTGTIEYIKQLQKQKLEPSLLKALSFCLDVYTSGERKDLIPLYKAKRYGEVNIYVTIMMNKEAACDAQGSEKGGTVPPLTKSNADVYQLSIIVLDIMNIV, from the exons ATGGCTGAG GACACTTGCAAGAAGATTGCAGCCAATGACCCAGAGTTGAACATCGACTTCTGCGTGAAGTCTCTTGGGTCAGACCCGGAGAGTCATAAGGTGGATCTTGAGGAACTAGGGTTGATCGGGGTCAAGCTGTTACAAGCCAACTATACAGGCACGATCGAGTACATTAAACAActacaaaagcaaaaattggaaccgagcCTGCTCAAAGCACTCTCGTTTTGCTTGGATGTTTACACCTCAGGTGAACGCAAAGACCTAATCCCACTTTATAAGGCGAAGCGTTACGGCGAGGTGAATATTTATGTGACTATAATGATGAATAAAGAAGCAGCGTGTGACGCTCAAGGATCGGAGAAGGGAGGCACGGTTCCACCTTTGACAAAGAGTAATGCTGACGTTTATCAATTGTCTATCATAGTACTTGATATTATGAATATTGTGTGA